A DNA window from Purpureocillium takamizusanense chromosome 9, complete sequence contains the following coding sequences:
- a CDS encoding uncharacterized protein (TransMembrane:2 (n3-13c21/22o530-548i569-586o)~COG:K~EggNog:ENOG503NY55), with protein MMAGTTSSTTTTTTAASAAAAAQLQQRPSDVPRLDLDLDLDLDTADLTLSSYQQRCSASSSSSSSSSSASLDHHHPRPQQPNPPPFAWGLQQHQRIARVPAASPALSLSLSLADITTTKPPPTWPASVPAPALGCVDLDLDLDLDATPRIAQTAPASVPSVAGSRRPTSSIATGHGAGSAGRKQRNTGTKAGSNASSNAASAASSPPHSAASSVFTAVRNTSPPSPPSSRSISPRAIGTSKGKPASAAAAAMPARPANPNKRSADSGSGDEDASQGPNGLGAARLKLPRTDRGPEDFSSVVKNRLQSYTRTGQACDRCKVRKIRCDALPEGCSHCINLNLECYVTDRVTGRTERRGYMQELEREKNGMLAHISDLEKILREKGIEVKSWRGASWAQYPTESSANDAPPASDAWSQVGSLWVKNGGATPKQPPPPSSAINFPRSHWEPRPDQGHIGVGPDDAPLSSIRGTKLSILGTTIDTTSFDLPDMDEPGEGAQPSAPLYNKSVQAFLQSCMGVNPRLHVELPSRDDAFMYAEWYFMAVGLFLPVLHRPTFMRLLTRLYDESNFKPSIPEIVMVHMLIATMYFHCGVRNEPDQRSNLNELSNKHYHFALSKIYDLLGSQELEAVQALAMIASHTRAFPKPGCGSILASMSLHRALELNLHRSSKRPGEGTDLQNEMRKRTWWVILTVVVAITGRRGSPLPVNVQDFDTEFPEPVADDLLTDQGIDTSRSMPCTWEAGLAGFKIVPIFMEMYANIYSVRRDPQNYVNVVNALEKQLDNWEAELPESLRINESEGLENTTIPAIYVRTFALELRLCLRHPSVALTTDKQMMADNTRICDETAREFLRCAMQLYRTKSLDTTWYQMSVYGACIFSMLVAQWERRFAVTPRQVSSLREEMQSWMVILRETSLLLGCGPSISNQIGQMIERTIGWIEHDMRQKEPQQSVPAPVKQEEPSAYQPTQGPPPPQAHGISNGTAQGYQEAGLNGQASYASLAFADGSQGTGASYQSDPTMFYGTAAAAAGVAGSSSSNPLAAFASQAAQHVGAQTQADLVWQTGRGNPWHDWTAAIADSQERYSASALLTLGNPSRGAVTSSMLTDGSVAQTAADMGMVPPGGQWPLIMFDHTQQQQ; from the exons ATGATGGCGggcaccacctcctccaccactaccaccaccacggccgccagcgccgccgccgcggcccagctgcagcagcggcccagCGATGTGCCCAggctggacctggacctggacctggacctggacaCTGCCGACCTGACCCTGTCCAGCTACCAGCAACGGTGCtccgcgtcgtcttcgtcttcgtcgtcgtcgtcgtcggcgtcgctggaccatcaccatcctcgCCCCCAGCAGCCAAACCCTCCTCCCTTTGCATggggcctgcagcagcaccagcgcaTTGCCAGAGTCCcggccgcatcgcccgcgCTGTCCCTGTCCCTGTCTCTGGCcgacatcaccaccaccaagccgccgcccacctggCCTGCGTCCGTGCCCGCGCCAGCCTTGGGCtgcgtcgacctcgacctcgatcttgacctcgacgccacgcCTCGCATTGCCCAAACCGCACCTGCCTCCGTCCCCAGCGTCGCCGGCTCGCGCCGTCCAACCTCGAGCATCGCCACTGGTCACGGCGCCGGTTCCGCCGGCAGGAAGCAGAGGAATACCGGCACCAAGGCCGGGAGCAACGCCAGTAGcaacgccgccagcgccgcgagctcgccgccacaCTCGGCAGCCTCCTCCGTCTTCACCGCCGTCCGCAACACCTCTCCCCCTTCGCCTCCCTCATCCCGCAGCATCTCGCCCCGCGCAATCGGCACGTCCAAGGGGAAGCCCGCctctgcggctgccgcggccatgcccgcccggcccgccaACCCCAACAAGCGATccgccgacagcggcagcggcgacgaggatgctTCCCAGGGACCCAATggcctgggcgccgcgcgcttGAAGCTGCCTCGGACGGACCGGGGACCCGAGGACTTTTCCTCCGTGGTCAAGAACCGCCTGCAGTCTTACACGCGCACAGGGCAGGCGTGTGACCGGTGCAAG GTGCGCAAGATCCGCTgcgacgccctgcccgaGGGCTGCTCCCATTGTATCAACCTCAACTTGGAGTGCTATGTCACCGACCGCGTCACCGGCCGGACAGAGCGACGAGGCTATATGCAGGAGCTTGAGCGCGAAAAGAACGGCATGCTGGCCCATATAAGCGACCTCGAGAAGATTTTGCGCGAGAAAGGCATCGAGGTCAAGTCCTGGAGGGGCGCATCCTGGGCGCAGTATCCTACAGAGTCATCCGCGAATGATgcaccgccggcctcggACGCTTGGTCGCAAGTCGGCTCGCTCTGGGTCAAGAATGGAGGCGCGACGCCAAagcagccgccaccaccgtcatCAGCCATCAACTTCCCTCGCAGCCATTGGGAACCGCGGCCAGATCAGGGCCATATCGGCGTCGGCCCTGACGACGCGCCTTTGAGCTCCATCCGTGGCACCAAGCTGTCTATCCTCGGCACCACCATTGATACGACGTCATTCGATCTGCCTGACATGGACGAGCCCGGGGAGGGTGCTCAGCCTTCGGCGCCGCTCTACAACAAGTCGGTACAGGCGTTTCTTCAATCATGCATGGGGGTCAATCCACGGCTACACGTCGAGCTGCCAtcgcgcgacgacgcatTCATGTACGCCGAGTGGTACTTCATGGCCGTGGGCCTCTTCTTGCCGGTCCTGCACCGGCCGACTTTCATGCGACTG CTGACACGATTATACGACGAGAGCAACTTCAAGCCGTCAATTCCAGAGATTGTCATGGTGCACATGCTCATCGCAACAATGTACTTTCATTGCGGCGTGCGCAACGAGCCGGACCAGCGCAGCAACCTCAACGAGCTGTCGAATAAGCACTATCATTTCGCACTGAGCAAGATCTACGACCTATTGGGCAGCCAGGAGTTGGAGGCGGTCCAGGCGCTGGCCATGATTGCGTCGCACACAAGGGCTTTCCCCAAGCCCGGCTGCGGCTCCATCCTGGCGAGCATGTCTTTGCATCGGGCCCTAGAGCTGAACCTACACCGGTCATCCAAGAGGCCTGGGGAGGGCACAGATCTGCAGAACGAGATGCGCAAGCGTACTTGGTGGGTCATCTTGACGGtagtcgtcgccatcaccggCCGGAGAGGCTCGCCGCTTCCCGTCAACGTGCAAGATTTTGACACCGAGTTCCCGGAGCCCGTCGCAGACGACCTCTTGACTGACCAGGGCATCGACACGTCACGATCGATGCCCTGCACGTGGGAGGCTGGCCTCGCGGGGTTCAAGATTGTGCCCATCTTCATGGAAATGTACGCCAACATTTACAGCGTTCGAAGGGATCCGCAAAACTACGTCAACGTCGTCAATGCGCTGGAGAAGCAGCTCGACAACTGGGAGGCAGAGCTACCAGAGAGCCTGCGGATCAACGAGTCTGAGGGGCTGGAGAATACCACCATCCCCGCCATCTACGTGCGCACGTTTGCGCTCGAGCTTCGGCTGTGCCTTCGACACCCGTCGGTGGCGCTGACCACGGACAAGCAGATGATGGCAGACAATACCCGAATCTGCGACGAGACGGCTCGCGAATTCCTCCGCTGTGCGATGCAGCTGTACCGGACCAAATCCTTGGACACGACCTGGTACCAGATGTCCGTGTACGGTGCGTGCATCTTCTCGATGCTAGTCGCGCAGTGGGAGCGGCGTTTCGCGGTAACCCCGCGTCAGGTGTCATCTCTGCGAGAGGAGATGCAGAGCTGGATGGTGATTCTCAGGGAAACGAGCTTGTTGCTAG gctgTGGGCCGAGCATCAGCAATCAGATCGGGCAGATGATTGAGCGCACCATAGGATGGATAGAGCACGACATGCGGCAGAAGGAGCCCCAGCAGTCCGTGCCGGCCCCGGTCAAGCAGGAGGAGCCGTCGGCATACCAGCCAACCCAggggccgcctccgccccagGCCCATGGCATCTCGAATGGCACCGCCCAGGGCTACCAAGAGGCCGGCCTCAACGGCCAGGCTTCGTACGCGTCGCTGGCTTTTGCGGATGGCTCGCAAGGCACGGGCGCCTCGTACCAATCTGACCCGACCATGTTCTACGgtacggccgccgccgccgcgggcgtggcaggctcctcctcgtcgaacCCTCTCGCGGCGTTCGCATcgcaggcagcgcagcatgTGGGCGCGCAGACGCAGGCCGACCTCGTGTGGCAAACGGGCCGGGGCAACCCCTGGCACGACTGGACGGCGGCCATCGCCGACAGTCAGGAGCGCTATAGCGCCAGCGCTCTCTTGACGCTGGGCAACCCGAGTAGGGGCGCGGTGACATCGTCCATGCTGACGGACGGCTCGGTGGCGCAGACAGCGGCAGATATGGGCATGGTCCCTCCCGGCGGGCAGTGGCCGTTGATTATGTTTGATCACACGCAGCAACAACAGTGA
- a CDS encoding uncharacterized protein (COG:K~EggNog:ENOG503P3KH), whose translation MALETVALEHLPASHAVHVALFRDVENAAALHQQLLARNADFEYAFIDASVVLSRRQLLSSVFKSTLAAANGALKTPNVHSEIVACLSASNNIADAYRRFGVSPTTKDLLVVKVTFPTESRPEPPSADQIWQHLEDNVKGHAVYATDDNISATTDLAKVRKYYKLNGLAWLDAIKDDRERRTEMETLVLTGMALRGV comes from the exons ATGGCTCTCGAGACGGTCGCGCTCGAGCACCTCCCTGCTTCGCACGCCGTTCACGTCGCCCTCTTCCGGGACGTCGAAAACGCCGCAGCTTtgcaccagcagctgctcgcccgcaACGCAGATTTTGAGTACGCCTTTATCGACGCGTCCGTG GTTctctcccgccgccagtTGCTCTCGTCCGTCTTCAAGAGCACGCTCGCAGCTGCCAACGGCGCCTTGAAGACGCCCAATGTTCACTCTGAAATCGTCGCCTGCCTGAGCGCATCCAACAAC ATTGCCGACGCCTATCGTCGCTTCGGTGTGTCGCCCACGACCAAAGacttgctcgtcgtcaaggtcaCCTTCCCCACAGAGTCCCGCCCCGAGCCGCCATCCGCCGATCAAATATGGCAGCATCTTGAAGACAATGTCAAAGGGCACGCCGTGTACGCCACGGACGACAACATTAGCGCTACAACCGACCTGGCCAAGGTTCGCAAGTACTATAAACTCAACGGGCTCGCCTGGCTCGATGCTATCAAAGACGACCGGGAGAGGCGAACAGAGATGGAGACGCTGGTGCTCACCGGCATGGCTCTGCGAGGAGTATGA
- the PUT1_2 gene encoding proline dehydrogenase (COG:E~EggNog:ENOG503NYPK) translates to MRPPPVHGLVHGASPALNRHLALPPAAATRCFAVMIAHRPAAGGIVSGPERRLIHSSHRKSSTLPAELPPGPAVPPPQPTLEPSRAPLSVLPLSMILRSLGTTAVSSSPLLLAPSLRIMAVLAHSGSALLNPDRNPLLRFFLKRTFYAQFCAGEDGAEVRDTIARLKGIGFNGVILGYAKEVVLTDKQAGQLEGAKVGEETQTVIDNEIVPWAEGTLETVRLAEPGDFVALKFTGAGRLALHQLSHRLSATPYLSKSIDSICQLAHERGVRLLFDAEQDRLQDGIDDWTMEFSRKFNTTPGRATIFGTYQAYKKCAPAVLSRHLTEAREGNFTLGVKLVRGAYLGSDPRDRFFDTKADTDACYDGIAASVLTRQWNSVLEGQGEFPEASLVLATHNAESVRRARAIVDAGVAKSEIACAQLQGMADEISCELVELAGQGTAVPVYKYLVWGTTGECMKYLLRRAQENKDAVARTRSGRDAMWAEVVRRVRNAFRFA, encoded by the exons ATGCGACCTCCCCCCGTCCACGGACTCGTTCACGGGGCATCCCCCGCTCTCAACCGCCATCTCGCACTcccacctgccgccgcgacacGATGCTTCGCCGTCATGATCGCCcaccgcccggccgccggcggcatcgtgtCTGGCCCTGAGCGTCGTCTCATCCACTCCTCCCACCGCAAGTCGTCCACCTTGCCCGCGGAactgccgccgggcccggctGTCCCTCCGCCGCAGCCTACTCTGGAGCCCTCGCGCGCACCCCTCTCGGTCCTGCCTCTGAGCATGATTCTTCGCAGCCTGGGCACGACtgccgtgtcgtcgtcgccactgCTGCTAGCACCCTCGCtgcgcatcatggccgtcctAGCCCATTCGGGCAGCGCGCTGCTCAACCCGGACCGCaacccgctgctgcgcttctTCCTCAAGCGTACCTTTTACGCCCAGTTCTGCgctggcgaggacggcgccgaggttcGCGACAccatcgcccgcctcaagggcatcggTTTCAACGGCGTCATTCTCGGTTATGCAAAGGAGGTCGTCTTGACCGACAAGCAGGCtggccagctcgagggcgccaagGTGGGCGAGGAGACCCAGACTGTCATCGACAACGAGATTGTGCCCTGGGCCGAGGGCACCCTTGAAACGGTGCGCCTCGCCGAACCGGGTGACTTTGTCGCTCTCAA ATTCACTGGCGCAGGACGCCTTGCCCTCCACCAGCTGTCCCACCGCCTTTCGGCGACGCCGTACCTCAGCAAGTCAATCGACTCCATCTGTCAGCTTGCCCACGAGCGTGGCGTCAGGCTGCTGTTTGACGCCGAGCAGGACCGTCTGCAGGATGGCATCGACGACTGGACCATGGAATTTTCGCGCAAGTTCAACACCACTCCAGGCCGTGCCACCATCTTCGGCACCTACCAGGCGTATAAGAagtgcgcgcccgccgtcctgTCGCGCCACCTTACCGAAGCCCGGGAGGGCAACTTCACTCTCGGCGTCAAGCTTGTCCGCGGTGCCTACCTGGGCTCTGACCCCCGCGACCGCTTCTTCGACACCAAggccgacaccgacgcctgctacgacggcatcgccgcgaGCGTCCTCACCCGCCAGTGGAACAGCGTTCTGGAGGGCCAAGGCGAGTTCCCCGAggccagcctcgtcctcgccacgcACAATGCAGAGTCGGTCCGACGAgcgcgcgccatcgtcgatgCTGGTGTCGCCAAGTCGGAGATTGCCTGCGCCCAGCTGCAGGGCATGGCCGATGAGATCAGCTGCGAGCTTGTCGAactcgccggccagggcacGGCGGTCCCCGTCTACAAGTATCTCGTCTGGGGCACCACGGGAGAGTGCATGAAGTATCTGCTGCGGCGTGCACAGGAGAACAaggacgccgtcgcgcgcacTCGGAgtggccgcgacgccatgTGGGCCGAGGTTGTGCGCCGGGTCAGGAACGCATTCCGCTTTGCGTAA
- a CDS encoding uncharacterized protein (EggNog:ENOG503P3C3): protein MASSKDGIASRLPAADDAVLRRPALPGSPSMPLEAEPSSSLAEPFPRLSMSTPTRLLLGSVSSGIVGFTLGAMQGGQTAQLRFRAEHAHKMPDTTAGWYFYHKSKNYHAMQGGIREGFRMAARTGLWSFVALGLESTVDRYRGCSDMFSTTVATLSVAGAFSLWHRFSLSTAGRTAKLGLLFGLAYGGVQDLVGLARGRPIGYVEIVRRRFGAASRNPDETAGRGGGGSGERAGQA from the exons ATGGCGTCCTCAAAGGACGGGATTGCGAGCCGCCTACCTGCAgctgacgacgccgtccttcGGAGACCAGCCCTCCCGGGGTCGCCATCGATGCCGCTCGAAGCCGAGCCCTCGAGCTCCCTGGCAGAGCCCTTCCCGCGCCTGTCCATGTCGACACCGACTCGACTGCTGCTAGGATCCGTGTCGTCCGGCATCGTGGGATTCACGCTGGGGGCCATGCAGGGCGGCCAGACGGCGCAGCTACGGTTCCGGGCGGAGCACGCCCACAAGATGCCCGACACGACGGCTGGCTGGTACTTTTACCACAAGTCCAAGAACTACCACGCCATGCAGGGCGGCATCCGCGAGGGGTTCCgcatggcggccaggacgGGCCTTTGGAGCTTCGTCGCGCTGGGGCTCGAGAGCACAGTGGATCGATACCGCGGGTGCAGCGACATGTTCTCGACAACGGTCGCGACGCTCAGCGTTGCGGGTGCGTTTTCGTTGTGGC ACCGATTCTCGCTGTCGACTGCCGGGCGGACGGCCAAGCTGGGGCTGCTGTTTGGGCTCGCATACGGGGGTGTCCAGGACCTGGTCGGCTTAGCCCGCGGCAGACCGATTGGGTACGTCGAGATTGTCCGACGCCGGTTTGGGGCCGCGTCGCGCAACCCCGACGAGActgcaggacgaggcggcggcggcagcggagagCGGGCCGGGCAGGCGTGA
- a CDS encoding uncharacterized protein (EggNog:ENOG503P7EN), translating to MACVDDAHLSVRFKHGIHTIYLFVDALAPMSNVTQLLLEVLQERYPSGLTTSLAPPKQTSVPVDARLAYAVLTVPNDPTSGWKRLKVGSDEEFTPTKCGLADNSVVAFAVLGADQDDDDDVQFEVEWPRVDDELYEEGG from the exons ATG GCCTGCGTGGACGACGCTCACCTGTCAGTGCGATTCAAGCATGGCATCCACACCATCTACctcttcgtcgacgcccttgcGCCCATGTCAAACGTGACACAGCTGCTGCTTGAGGTGCTGCAGGAGCGGTATCCCTCTGGCCTGACCACGTCCCTCGCGCCCCCGAAGCAGACGTCGGTGCCCGTCGATGCGAGGCTGGCATACGCCGTGCTCACTGTGCCAAACGACCCGACCTCGGGATGGAAGCGTCTAAAGGTCGGCAGCGACGAAGAGTTCACGCCGACCAAGTGCGGCCTTGCGGACAACTCTGTTGTTGCATTCGCAGTTCTTGGTGCCGAtcaggacgacgacgacgacgtgcagtTTGAAGTGGAGTGGCCacgcgtcgacgatgagctCTACGAAGAGGGCGGCTGA
- a CDS encoding uncharacterized protein (EggNog:ENOG503Q4I8~COG:C~COG:H), with protein sequence MATSPTHTETTDVVICGCGPTGAMLSAYLGRANIANIVLEKEADITTDPRGIALDEDGIRLVQGLGLYEHVFSDIGTCTPKVRFVSGVHNDLHKQAFLNFDCSCTAGHTGHVAMLAHKQPALEDRLRYKIREASSCELRGGCRVTSISEDDRWVYTRYLDAEGVERRIQSRFLVGADGKTGFTRKQYLEPRGVEMQWAEKMRYRETWVALNWKLRLPTPKTHPSFPLWRLGYSPEDVFDQFFPVDFRFLCNPQRPAVCGRFGPPSDRLWRFEFLVNAGESDVEMATPAMIRKVVYPYLRHPGTRYGLSDPVEFPNDCIEVLRCRPFRFSARSCDRWALGRVVLCGDAAHVFPPFGGQGIASGFRDAISLSWRLAIACRSETANHEQLFTGWYLERKQQLESSLATTIRNGDMVNSRNPFKIFLRDWTLWFVQLLPGWKRWLELGPRIDAPTTYKYEPGMAFMPELEGGVLFPQMYCVALEDQTEVPRVEFSDDAIFASTKESRFQIVVLLDSLDELQAAKQELKALEGTSSDSLSVREATFFVPRLSVPPRGQKPISELDGVYRTASAEQFASSYLCRGRPAPRGYHEDDLWKSAKGRKFVIVRPDRFIFAMCDAACELERVRSRLADLCH encoded by the exons ATGGCTACCAGCCCAACCCATACCGAGACCACCGATGTCGTAATCTGTGGATGCGGCCCTACGGGTGCCATGCTGTCCGCTTACCTGGGCCGAGCAAACATTGCCAACATCGTTCTCGAGAAAGAGGCCGACATCACGACCGACCCGCGCGGCATCGCTCTGGACGAGGATGGAATCCGCCTCGTGCAGGGTCTCGGGCTCTATGAGCACGTCTTCTCCGACATTGGCACAT GTACCCCCAAGGTGCGCTTCGTTAGTGGTGTGCACAACGACCTGCACAAGCAGGCATTCCTCAATTTCGACTGTAGCTGT ACGGCTGGCCACACGGGACACGTTGCCATGCTGGCCCACAAGCAGCCTGCGCTGGAGGACCGTCTTCGCTACAAGATTAGGgaggcgagcagctgcgagcTCCGAGGTGGCTGCAGGGTGACGTCCATATCGGAGGACGACAGATGGGTCTACACGAGGTACCTGGATGCCGAGGGGGTCGAGCGGCGCATACAATCACGCTTTCTTGTCGGCGCGGACGGAAAGACTGGCTTCACGAGAAAGCAATACCTGGAGCCGAGAGGTGTTGAGATGCAGTGGGCAGAAAA AATGCGGTATCGAGAAACTTGGGTCGCGTTGAACTGGAAGCTCAGGCTGCCGACACCCAAGACGCATCCGTCATTTCCGCTTTGGAGGCTGGGCTACTCTCCCGAGGACGTCTTTGACCAGTTCTTTCCAGTCGACTTCCGGTTTCTCTGCAACCCGCAGCGGCCGGCAGTGTGCGGTCGATTTGGGCCGCCGTCTGACCGGCTCTGGCGCTTCGAGTTTTTGGTCAATGCCGGCGAAAGCGACGTGGAAATGGCGACACCGGCCATGATTCGCAAAGTGGTGTACCCGTACTTGAGGCACCCTGGAACTCGTTACGG GCTTTCCGACCCCGTCGAGTTCCCCAACGACTGTATCGAGGTGCTCCGGTGCCGGCCCTTCCGCTTCTCAGCGCGGAGTTGCGATAGGTGGGCTCTCGGGCGTGTTGTTCTCTgcggtgatgccgcccaCGTTTTCCCTCCTT TTGGAGGGCAAGGCATCGCGTCCGGGTTTCGCGACGCGATATCTTTGAGCTGGCGCCTGGCCATCGCCTGCAGATCAGAGACGGCGAACCACGAGCAGCTGTTCACCGGCTGGTACCTGGAGCGGAAACAGCAGCTGGAgagctccttggccaccACGATCCGCAACGGTGACATGGTCAACAGCCGAAATCCGTTCAAGATCTTCCTCCGCGACTGGACCTTGTGGTTTGTGCAGCTGCTCCCCGGTTGGAAACGTTGGCTGGAACTGGGCCCACGGATTGACGCACCTACGACGTACAAGTACGAGCCCGGCATGGCCTTTATGCCTGAGCTGGAAGGCGGCGTGCTTTTCCCGCAGATGTACTGCGTGGCGCTGGAGGACCAGACAGAGGTCCCCCGCGTTGAGTTCTCCGACGATGCGATATTCGCGAGCACAAAGGAGAGCCGCTTCCAaatcgtcgtcctcctcgataGCCTGGATGAACTTCAGGCTGCCAAGCAAGAGCTCAAGGCCTTGGAGGGCACGTCCTCTGACAGTCTTTCGGTCCGCGAGGCGACATTCTTCGTCCCTCGCTTGTCGGTTCCACCGCGTGGGCAAAAGCCAATCTCCGAACTTGACGGGGTCTACCGCACGGCTTCAGCTGAACAGTTTGCATCATCGTATCTCTGCCGGGGGCGTCCCGCACCTCGCGGCTACCATGAGGACGACCTTTGGAAGAGCGCCAAGGGTCGGAAGTTTGTCATTGTGAGACCTGACAGGTTTATATTCGCGATGTGCGACGCGGCCTGTGAGCTCGAGAGGGTCCGTAGCCGCTTGGCCGACCTCTGTCATTGA
- a CDS encoding uncharacterized protein (EggNog:ENOG503Q1WN~SECRETED:SignalP(1-16~SECRETED:cutsite=ASA-HM~SECRETED:prob=0.8382)~CAZy:AA11) gives MKVLAILAGAFGLASAHMELKNPPAFRSSYNPNTGGDVDYDIRSPLEASGSNFPCKGYHKLLGTPKGKSVATWSPGGTYSMTITGNTPHKGGSCQASLSFDRGSTFKVIHSYIGNCPVMGDSSYSFTLPHDTPAGEALFAWSWFNWEGNREMYMNCAAITIKAGGKKRGASNPISSRPNMFVANVGNGVCTYEGVDVEFPQPGPDVTRNSRKSKPPGQGSCGWGGVA, from the coding sequence ATGAAGGTTCTCGCCATCCTTGCCGGTGCCTTTGGCCTGGCCAGCGCCCACATGGAGCTGAAGAATCCTCCGGCTTTCCGCTCCAGCTATAACCCCAACACGGGCGGTGACGTCGACTACGACATCCGGTCCCCCCTCgaggccagcggcagcaactTCCCCTGCAAGGGCTACCACAAGCTCCTCGGCACGCCCAAGGGAAAATCTGTCGCGACATGGAGCCCTGGCGGCACCTACAGCATGACCATCACTGGCAACACGCCTCACAAGGGCGGCAGCTGCCAGGCGTCCCTCTCCTTCGACAGGGGCTCTACGTTCAAGGTCATCCACTCCTACATCGGCAACTGCCCCGTCATGGGTGACTCGAGCTACTCATTCACGCTCCCCcacgacacgcccgccggcgaggcgctctTCGCTTGGTCGTGGTTCAACTGGGAGGGAAACCGCGAGATGTACATGAACTGCGCGGCCATCACtatcaaggccggcggcaagaagcgtGGCGCGTCGAACCCCATCTCCAGCCGCCCCAACATGTTTGTTGCCAACGTTGGCAACGGCGTCTGCACCTACGAGGGAGTTGATGTCGAGTTCCCCCAGCCCGGGCCGGATGTGACGCGCAACTCGCGCAAGTCCAAGCCGCCTGGTCAGGGCTCCTGCGGCTGGGGCGGTGTGGCCTAA
- a CDS encoding uncharacterized protein (COG:S~EggNog:ENOG503NX2I) produces the protein MGDAHPVPNSGAAVPDTTAAGDDQETQASWLNAQAIDTRGRIQLKKVSHVRYQHPDLDEIHKFLTDFGMEVAKRGNDEVWYSGYGVDPYVYYARKGPREFLGGTFEAASEEDFQRAARLSGAGGIQALDDAPGGGRLVTVTDPDGFPINIMFGQEAKQAGSNPNKLPLNYGMEKERARKFQRFRTGPAAVHKLGHFGFVTKRFRELVKFYTTTFNITPSDFVYVPKDGKKEVVTAFLHIDLGDKLVDHHTLFLSSGPTSHVHHSSFEVHDYDTQNLGHQWLAQKGYKSVWGVGRHVLGSQIFDYWWDTTGNMVEHYADGDLINRESPVSYSPAGSESLAVWGPELPADFLA, from the exons ATGGGAGACGCTCATCCAGTACCGAATTCAGGTGCCGCTGTGCCAGATACGACAGCCGCCGGGGATGATCAGGAGACGCAGGCGTCCTGGCTCAACGCCCAGGCCATCGATACCAGAGGTAGAATCCAACTCAAGAAGGTCTCTCACGTTCGATACCAGCACCCAGACCTTGATGAGATTCACAAATTTCTCACGG ACTTTGGCATGGAAGTCGCCAAAAGGGGCAATGATGAAGTCTGGTACAGCGGATATGGAGTAGATCCCTACGTATACTATGCACGCAAGGGTCCGCGAGAGTTTCTCGGTGGCACCTTTGAGGCTGCGTCCGAGGAGGACTTTCAAAG GGCTGCACGCCTCTCCGGAGCGGGCGGCATCCAAGCCCTCGATGACGCACCgggtggcggccggctggtCACAGTTACCGATCCTGATGGCTTTCCTATCAACATCATGTTCGGCCAAGAGGCTAAACAGGCGGGGAGTAACCCGAACAAGCTTCCTCTAAACTATGGAATGGAGAAAGAGCGCGCTCGCAAGTTCCAGAGGTTCCGGACCGGACCCGCAGCTGTACACAAG CTTGGGCACTTTGGCTTCGTGACGAAGCGTTTCCGGGAGCTGGTCAAGTTTTATACCACAACGTTCAACATAACTCCATCCGACTTTGTCTACGTTcccaaggacggcaagaaggAGGTCGTCACGGCATTCTTGCACATCGACCTGGgggacaagctcgtcgaTCACCATACGCTGTTCCTCAGCTCCGGCCCGACCTCTCACGTCCACCACTCGTCGTTCGAGGTCCACGACTACGACACCCAGAATCTCGGCCACCAGTGGCTGGCGCAAAAGGGTTACAAATCCGTCTGGGGCGTTGGGCGCCATGTTCTGGGCTCCCAGATCTTCGACTACTGGTGGGATACCACCGGCAACATGGTGGAGCATTATGCCGACGGGGACTTGATCAATCGCGAGTCGCCCGTCTCGTACTCACCAGCTGGGAGCGAATCACTTGCTGTGTGGGGGCCCGAGCTGCCGGCCGATTTCTTAGCTTAG